The following proteins come from a genomic window of Dermacentor albipictus isolate Rhodes 1998 colony chromosome 8, USDA_Dalb.pri_finalv2, whole genome shotgun sequence:
- the LOC135913710 gene encoding suppressor of cytokine signaling 7-like isoform X1, translated as MPCADSKFCVTAADYGRICCQASATVAAGSISRDAKRKCDVAFATEAVMTSGLPVMVVGGRTAIAAPVSCAASCASPCSCCCCPDLVWSPLSGGGMWSAQLRSPPPHAAASLPPQSATAHGCAALPDKQALFLVAFPICASSNGTSHASPQLHPAAATTTTSPCCCRCCCKSSWSAKPASTTTAPCWTAQQDASSPAGRNAFLPPREEEGKPSSGLLEDRLMEAPPPPPSPPPPPTNAQQQRYGNQPPHLSPPPGAPAGAASDVDLSRVRDALRTLRTSGYYYEGLSWEEAGRHLRGRPVGTFLVRDSSDNRFLFALSVQTERGPTSVRIHYWRGQFRLDCEDALAGSMPWFSCVVSLVEHYVRLSRSAKGQMCVWLDGHGRRDLPIVLTRPLYREPASLQHLCRIALNRSAVSAVTAASSECRDVEPLPAALKDYLRDYPHLH; from the exons ATGCCTTGCGCGGACTCCAAGTTCTGCGTGACTGCTGCAGACTACGGTAGGATATGCTGCCAAGCCTCTGCCACCGTCGCTGCTGGCTCCATCAGCCGCGATGCGAAACGGAAGTGTGATGTCGCATTCGCGACAGAAGCGGTGATGACGAGCGGATTGCCGGTG ATGGTGGTCGGTGGCCGGACGGCGATCGCCGCGCCCGTGTCCTGCGCCGCGAGCTGCGCCTCgccctgcagctgctgctgctgccctgaCCTGGTGTGGTCGCCGCTGTCCGGCGGCGGCATGTGGTCGGCTCAACTTCGGTCGCCGCCGCCGCACGCCGCCGCGTCGTTGCCGCCCCAGTCGGCCACCGCGCACGGCTGTGCGGCGCTGCCCGACAAGCAGGCGCTCTTCCTGGTCGCCTTCCCGATCTGTGCCTCCTCCAACGGCACCTCCCACGCGTCCCCCCAACTCCacccagcggcggcgacgacgacgacgtcgccCTGCTGCTGCCGGTGCTGCTGCAAGTCCAGCTGGAGCGCCAAGCCGGCCTCTACGACGACGGCGCCCTGCTGGACCGCGCAGCAGGAcgcctcctcgcccgccggaagGAACGCCTTCCTGCCGCCCAGGGAGGAAGAAGGGAAGCCTTCCTCCGGCCTCCTGGAAGACCGCCTCATGGAagccccgccgccgccgccgtcccctcctcctccccctacGAACGCTCAGCAGCAGCGCTACGGCAACCAGCCCCCCCACCTCTCCCCACCTCCCGGTGCACCAGCGGGCGCGGCGAGCGACGTCGACCTCAGCCGCGTCCGGGACGCCCTGCGGACGCTTCGCACCAGCGGCTACTACTACGAGGGCCTGTCCTGGGAGGAGGCCGGCCGGCACCTGCGCGGCCGGCCCGTGGGTACGTTCCTGGTGCGCGACAGCTCGGACAACCGGTTCCTCTTCGCCCTGAGCGTGCAGACGGAGAGGGGCCCGACCAGCGTGCGCATCCACTACTGGCGCGGCCAGTTCCGGCTGGACTGCGAGGACGCGCTGGCGGGCAGCATGCCGTGGTTCTCGTGCGTCGTGTCGCTCGTGGAGCACTACGTGCGGCTCAGCCGCTCGGCCAAGGGACAGATGTGCGTGTGGCTGGACGGTCACGGCCGCCGGGACTTGCCCATCGTGCTGACCAGGCCGCTGTACCGGGAGCCCGCGTCGCTCCAGCACCTGTGCCGCATCGCGCTCAACCGGAGCGCGGTGAGCGCGGTGACCGCGGCGTCCTCCGAGTGCAGGGACGTGGAACCGCTTCCGGCGGCGCTAAAGGACTACCTCAGGGACTACCCCCACCTACACTGA
- the LOC135913710 gene encoding cytokine-inducible SH2-containing protein-like isoform X2, whose protein sequence is MVVGGRTAIAAPVSCAASCASPCSCCCCPDLVWSPLSGGGMWSAQLRSPPPHAAASLPPQSATAHGCAALPDKQALFLVAFPICASSNGTSHASPQLHPAAATTTTSPCCCRCCCKSSWSAKPASTTTAPCWTAQQDASSPAGRNAFLPPREEEGKPSSGLLEDRLMEAPPPPPSPPPPPTNAQQQRYGNQPPHLSPPPGAPAGAASDVDLSRVRDALRTLRTSGYYYEGLSWEEAGRHLRGRPVGTFLVRDSSDNRFLFALSVQTERGPTSVRIHYWRGQFRLDCEDALAGSMPWFSCVVSLVEHYVRLSRSAKGQMCVWLDGHGRRDLPIVLTRPLYREPASLQHLCRIALNRSAVSAVTAASSECRDVEPLPAALKDYLRDYPHLH, encoded by the coding sequence ATGGTGGTCGGTGGCCGGACGGCGATCGCCGCGCCCGTGTCCTGCGCCGCGAGCTGCGCCTCgccctgcagctgctgctgctgccctgaCCTGGTGTGGTCGCCGCTGTCCGGCGGCGGCATGTGGTCGGCTCAACTTCGGTCGCCGCCGCCGCACGCCGCCGCGTCGTTGCCGCCCCAGTCGGCCACCGCGCACGGCTGTGCGGCGCTGCCCGACAAGCAGGCGCTCTTCCTGGTCGCCTTCCCGATCTGTGCCTCCTCCAACGGCACCTCCCACGCGTCCCCCCAACTCCacccagcggcggcgacgacgacgacgtcgccCTGCTGCTGCCGGTGCTGCTGCAAGTCCAGCTGGAGCGCCAAGCCGGCCTCTACGACGACGGCGCCCTGCTGGACCGCGCAGCAGGAcgcctcctcgcccgccggaagGAACGCCTTCCTGCCGCCCAGGGAGGAAGAAGGGAAGCCTTCCTCCGGCCTCCTGGAAGACCGCCTCATGGAagccccgccgccgccgccgtcccctcctcctccccctacGAACGCTCAGCAGCAGCGCTACGGCAACCAGCCCCCCCACCTCTCCCCACCTCCCGGTGCACCAGCGGGCGCGGCGAGCGACGTCGACCTCAGCCGCGTCCGGGACGCCCTGCGGACGCTTCGCACCAGCGGCTACTACTACGAGGGCCTGTCCTGGGAGGAGGCCGGCCGGCACCTGCGCGGCCGGCCCGTGGGTACGTTCCTGGTGCGCGACAGCTCGGACAACCGGTTCCTCTTCGCCCTGAGCGTGCAGACGGAGAGGGGCCCGACCAGCGTGCGCATCCACTACTGGCGCGGCCAGTTCCGGCTGGACTGCGAGGACGCGCTGGCGGGCAGCATGCCGTGGTTCTCGTGCGTCGTGTCGCTCGTGGAGCACTACGTGCGGCTCAGCCGCTCGGCCAAGGGACAGATGTGCGTGTGGCTGGACGGTCACGGCCGCCGGGACTTGCCCATCGTGCTGACCAGGCCGCTGTACCGGGAGCCCGCGTCGCTCCAGCACCTGTGCCGCATCGCGCTCAACCGGAGCGCGGTGAGCGCGGTGACCGCGGCGTCCTCCGAGTGCAGGGACGTGGAACCGCTTCCGGCGGCGCTAAAGGACTACCTCAGGGACTACCCCCACCTACACTGA